The nucleotide window atatttatttctgtaaggcacacatcacatatttctGCAAATTGCCCAGTCCCTCCACCATTATATTGCCAGATTCAGGACAGTCTGACCAACACATGCATGAAAGGCAAGTCAAGCTggcagcttgctgtggtgagatagatgtcaatatgtttttttggtaacactttacttgacgggttcattcataacacattcataacagctgtcatgaactgcacatgaagcattcatgactgtttcataaaacatgagtcaacattcataccaaccctttcatgaatgtggaagacaaaacatcaaaaacttgtcaaaataaaagtccaacaatcgcaaagcagcattgctgtcttttttgttttagccaacctgatcatgtcacatcttagtcaacggggaagtccagtgtccaggagaatttcgttttttgtttttctgtgtgtttattttatgctagtaacctctgaagaatgcatagtTGTCTACAtcaatgactgtatatatagatatataaaacaggaatgtccaaccattcagaggtccacagatggtcagttcacttcccagtatgatgaatacttcacaactcatatagtaaagtgacatttgaagtagacttcataaaatattcatgaggtgtttacaaatgctggagacgattcataataccctgtataatatggattactagattgttggactcttattttgacaagtttttgtcgttttgtcttccacattcatgaaagggttggtatgaatgttgactcatgtttcatgaatcagtcatgaatgcttcatgtgcagttcatgacagctgttatgaatgtgttatgaatgaacccgtcaagtaaagtgttaccgttttTTTATAGTGTGCTTCTTGTATTTTTATAAttaaaaaatctaaatcaaatcaatgcaagtattaacacacacaattgtgGCAGATATGGGTAGTCTAGACTGTATACAgtggcatgtgtgaatggcacttaaaattaccaggataaatgcttttGACTAAATAGGTAGTGAGAATGCCCTTAAAATACAACACAACATGACACAAGATGCCAGTCAAGAAGTGAGTTGTCCAAAACCTTTCTTTTTAGTAAGCTATGTGTACACAAACAACATTCTCAATGCTTCATGTGTAGAGATACTGATGATACTAGTTTCATGTTGTGTCGAGCCGCCTTAGTGTTTTGAAAATAGTGATCGTGTATCAAAACAGTAGTGCCCCTACGATTCCCATTCAAAATGCCATTTGACCTGAAAACGACAACATGGAGAAGGTTAAAAGTGGCACTTCCAACGTATACATGCTTTTAAATGAAAGTTTGACTCGGGgacattcacaaaaacacccaAAGATGCATTTTGGTGAGAGTTACCCTTTAATTCGCATGATAAAGAATAAAAGTGTTATGCTATCAAAGAATTAGCAGGTCtccaacatgtttttttgaTTTTACCTCATATCTATTTCTCCAGTTCTGTAGCCTTCACCTTGAGATCTGCCAGTgtaaaataacacacaaaagAGCAATTCTGAAGCCCTGGGTATCAATACCATTTGTCATTATATGTTtgcactagggatgcaacggtacagttttgccacggttcggtttgtatcacggtttttgggccacggtaacggttcggtttcaatatatcaatattatcttggctctagcatacaggaggctatatttgccttttctatttcaaatcaacaatgtgcttctacttacacttgcagagaaaatattaaatgcatagcctgacacagatgaagcagaatcacaaaaatgtattaaaagaaaagaacaccatcattgccttctgtcataaacaggcaatgttatccatagtgcagtgcagcataaagtaatgtgtagttatttatttaataaactcactgttcttcacacatttaaagaaaatacttaactgttatacaccctcaaaaaagtagtgaacaattctgaaaatcttctcaaaataattggtgaggtagtattatgtgtagtttcaaatggatatttgatttgggagtgcctgccctgtcctcttttatgaacgtaaaaaatgtaaacatagacaaaagtgcagtgcagcattaaaaatattagaacaatgaaatgaacattattgcaacctgatgtcaggggggggcaatattccgagaagaaagtggcaaatttgccacttcacaaagtgtctgtttcccctgtgtctcctgtcgtgtgtgtgtgtgtgtgtgtgcgtgtgtgtgtgtgagagagttgtgtgattgacgagtggacgagcgattgactgatttagcagtgagtttattgtttttcgagtggacacctcccgctgcccgtagcctagcatgtacaacgtcaggaaaataaatgacccgagtttggaatgacatgtcagcctccccatctcctataacctcccatccctacaatattttccagtaaactatcaaaaagagaatacactcagctgtgtcggcgtcacgctttcttaggctactctagcgagcaatcaacgcagggcagaaaccaccggttacactgttacacacagactttataatgtggcaaattttcgaccttttaaagtggcaaatttgcgtctttacaaagtatatatacgtggccctaatacgccgtcgtattcgttatgtctttgggaattataggaatattgttgtcgaaaggctgcagcaatggatggttgggttttcggtggcaaactaactctccgtgctgctccacttaaggttacagccgggtgatgaaggcgcaagtgggccgacatgttggatgtgttacctttattaggtgatcgttgtgaagcagtgcttgcaatgcacactgtgctttgtttactgacggtctttttgccttgttcgtgggctacttcaaatgtcgccatgatcatgcagccgccggtaacgtttgtttcttctcacatgactccttcatttgcatttcaacgcgcttattggctcttgggaaattcagtaaaattctgattggttgttgcaaggttgacgagaggcaagctgaacagtcagagaaaacgcatcccccgggtcctaagcactcctctctatcgctcccaggctacgcgcgcgcaataaccttgtattaaataaaaagtttaatgtcgcgtataccgaaatattgcggtttaggtgagtctattgaaccgaacaggccaaaccgaacggttcaataaattattgaaaaccgttgcatccctagtttGCACTCTTTGTTATAAAGAACAAAACCGTGTTATGCCATCAAACCATTTGTATTCTACCTGATATCTCCTTCTCCAGTTTTGTCTTCAGATCTGCCAGTGTCAAATGAGATACATATTAATTATTAAGCACTTGGAATCAATACCATCACCAAACAGCCATGGTGCTCATGGTGCTCGATTGTTAACATcatttattatacggctctatagaatgttgagggagctattaacggtcagttatttttgccctgtcgggaattattttccgataatgaccggcgttctatacattatcccttacgtaatgGATTAATGCTCCAATCAAACACTGAAGGCCATGCTTATGTTTATGATTAAATGATTTATTGATTTTACCTGATTTCTCTTTCTCCAGTTTTGACACATTCACCTTGAGATCTGCCAGTGcataataacacacaaaaaagcaacTCTGAAGCCCTGGGTATCAATACCATGACCAGAATTCATGTTTCATTTGTCATTATATGTTTGCACTATttgttataaaaaataaaatgtaatgtgtaatACTATCAAAGCATTTGCAGGTCTCCAACATGTAGTGATCTGTTCATTTTACCTGATATATCTTTCTCCAGTTTTGTCTTCAGATCTGCCAGTGTCAAATGAGATACATATTAATTATTAAGCATTTGGAATCAATACCATCACCAAACAGGCATGGTGCTCTTGTGATTTCATGATtgcaagtacagtatgtgtgcgatCAATAATTGATATTATTTACTTTATAAAATGGATTAATGCTCGAACAAAACACAGAAGGCCAAGCTTATGAAGTTTGtgattaaattatttatttgctttACCTGATTTCCCTTTACCCAGTTTTGTCACCCTCGCCTTGAGATCTACCAGTGTTAAATAACACACAAAAGAGCAACTCTGAAGTCCTGGGTATCAATACCATCACCAAAATGCATGTTTCATTTGTCATTATGTGTTTGCACTATttgttataaaaaataaaaccgtGCTATGCTATCACAGCATTTGCAGGTCTCCAACATGTAgtgattgtttatttgttatagaAAACAAAACCGTGTTATGCCATCAAAGCATTTGTATTTTACCTGATATCTCCTTCTCCAGTTTTGTCTTAAGATCTGCCAGTGTCAAATGAGATACAAATTAATTATTAAGCATTTGGAATCAATACCATCACCAAACAGGCATAGTTCTCTTGTCATTTTATGTTTgcatgtgcagtatgtgtgcgATCAATGATTGATATTAGTGACATTATGAAATGGATCAATGCTTGAATAAAACACTGAAGGCCATGCTTATGAAGTTTGTGATCAAAATGATTTATCAACTTTACCTGATTTCTCTTTCTCCAGTCCTGTCGCCTTCCCCTTGAGATCTGCCAGTGCAAAATAACATTCAAAAGAGCATCTCTGAAGTCCTGGGTATCtcgtctggctatcaccatactcagctcaatcttttaagattgaacgttagtctgaggagtctgcgctttatttctactgcacaagaggcgtgatcaatgggcatagttcaaatgactccgtaggcttggatagtccttcaaccaatcagaccaatgatccgggtgcgtctttaggataagctagtttgtgattggacccaaaacttgtggacaggaagcaggggagatactgtagatgtgcaggtttccagcctgagctaccgggcaaaatccaaattcgctggcaggtcaggcagggctCACCCAGCCTACTGGGTATCAATACCATCACCAAAATGCACGTTTAATTTGTCATTATGTGTTTGCACTATTTGTTATAAAGAATAAAACCATGTTATGCTATCAAAGCATTTGCAGGTCTCCTACATGTAGTGATCTGTTTTTACCTGATATCTCTTTCTCCAGTTTTGCCTTCAGGTCTGCCAGTGTCAAATGAGAAACAAATTCATTCTTAAGCATTTGGATTCAAAGCCATCACCAAACAGGCATGGTGCTCTTGACATTTTATgattgaatgtacagtatgtgtgtgctcgtTAACATTATGTAATGGATTAATGCTTGACCAAAACACTGAAGGCCATGCTTATGAAGTTTGTGATTAAATTATTTATTGATCTTACCTGATTTCTCTTTCTCCAGTTTTGTCTTCAGATCTGCCCTTGTCAAATGAGTTACAAATTATTATGAAGTACTTGGAATCAATACGATCACCAAAGAGGCATGGTGGACTTGTCATTTTATGAcggcatgtacagtatctgtgcgatcaattgtcattattattaacattatGATATTGATTAATGCTTGACCAAAACACTGAAGGCCATGTTTATGAAGTTTGTGATGATTTCTTGATTTTACCTGATTTCTCTTTCTCCAGTTTTGTCTTCAGATCTGCCAGTGTCAAATGAGGTACATTTTTGAATTTGCccttagggatcaataaagtatctatctacatgtatctatctatctatctatctatcttatgtttgcatgtacagtatgtgttcgaTTATTAATGTCATTTAAAGGATTAATGCGCCGACCAAACACTGAAGGCCATGCTGAGGACGTTTGTGATGAAATGATGTATTGATTTTACCTGATTTCTCTTTCTCCAGTTTTGTCGCCTTCACCTTGAGATCTGCCAGTGTAAAATAACATATAAAAGAGCAACTCTGAAGCCCTGGGTATCAATACCATGACCAGAATGCATgtttcatttgtcatttgtcaagtGTTTGCACCATTTGCTATAAAGAATAAAACCGTATAATGCTATCAAAGAATTCCAACAGGTCTCCAACATGTAGAGATTTACTGATTTTACCTGATATCTCTTTCCCCAGTTTTGTCTTCAGATCTGCCAGTGTCAAATAACATCAAAATATTATTAGCATGTGGAATCAATACCGTCACCAAACAGGCATGGTGATCTTGTAATTGTATGTTTGAATGTACACTGTGTATTGTTATGTATTTATTGATTTTACTTGATTTTTCTTCCTCCAGTTTTGCCACCGTCACATTGAGACCTGAGAGGGACAAATAACACACAAATGAGTAATTGTGAAGCTCTGGGTATCAATAACTGACTTTGCCTGAGAAATTTTCAAattccatgtctggaatagacttGGTTAAAATTCCATAATATTCCAGAAATCCATGACCCGTGGGCAccctgcactgtactgtatgtgcacaatTTATATTTTTGGTACTTGTAATGTTTTTCCTGTAACAATCACCAGTTAACATTGTCTTAATGTAAATTACGAAGAACACAACAACGTTATTCTATCACAGCATTCTATCACGTCTCCAATATGTACtaatgattaattgattttacCTTGTTTCTCTTGCTCCAGGTTTCCCACTTTCATCTCAAAATCTGCCATGGACAAATAACATACTAATGAgtaattatcattattattaacaGCTAACAGTTAGCTTTCAAGCAGCTTCAGAGCTACACTCTGGGATCATGTTCATGCTCCCTACAGTATAGTGCTGTAGCGGCCTGGGAGCTTTAGCTGTTGCCTTTAGCAGCTCAAGCAAGGTAAAAACCAATTAGCTTCAGGGTGACTTCAAGAAACGAAGATCTGGTGAAATATCTTTTTTTCCGCaaagtttgttgtttttgtatgaAATTGTGAGTTTGATTTTGACCAGCTAAGTTTGTATTTCTAGATTTGTGTTGAGAATTTAAGGAAATGGGGTTAACATCCAAAAAAGTCCATATTTTTTACTGGTACATATGCCATTAAAATCTATTCCTTTGCACAGTGTTATATCTAATGTCAATATTTTTCTTTTACCTCTTTACCTTACCTTTCTTTTCATTATTGAATGCTCTTGCTTTTTCAACCATCTGGTAGTGCAGTTCTGCCACGGCAACTGTATGAACAGATTGACACTTGGTTAgtgtaacctgtgttgtgttgactgCACAGTTCAGTTCCTCATGCTTGGGCTTGAACCCATTAACTTGTAGATCGGGAGGTGGGTGTGCTAGCAAGGAGGCTAACCCATGGGTGCTAGTATCACTAGCTTTGTCTCTTAAATTGTCAGGAAGAAGGGTTACTCTGCACAGCCTGATTCTGGCTACCTACCATTACAATCaaccccctaaacctcactccgtATTTAGCAGGGTGGCTAAAACCCATGGGTGCTAACACGTCTGTTCAGGTGTTGGGATGAATGTTCACTCACTGCAGTTACTATACCTGCTGGCTACTTTTAAATAAACAGCATGTGTATTTATAACATCAaatgtaaatgtactgtatatccttcAGTGTAGAGAATATCAATCACACAACAGAACTACACACAATACGTCATAGAACTACACACATACGTCACATACATCTAAGTAGTAATGATGTTGAATGATGTGTAATGATTAATATTTTACTTATGTTTAATTCAACTCTGTCTGTGGAATATATTGGTATTGGTATAATTGACCATTGAGTTGTTGATACTCTTCTGTCTATTTTCATCATAACATTAAAGGTTTTCACCTTTTTTCTCCAGATCTGAGACATCATTCTTTATTTCACCCAGTTTCTCCTGTAATGCCGCCATCCCCACAATGCCTGTGAACGAACAGTTAAAAGAAACCTTTATCTTTCAGTGTAGAGATGATCAAACACAATCAAAGTGACACAGCACAACGGTTTCTTTATACAGGACAgtcacagtttttttcaattacAATCAAAGTATATGTCAAACATCACATGGGACGAATAAAATAGTAATAATGTTGAAGAATGTCTCCACTCAATATTTTGAGTCAGATTAACTCAATTAATCAGATGATTTAAGGACTACAATATCCTTTTGCTATACAGAAGAGCTCCTGTCACTGACAGTTACAAGGCCTCATAACATCATCATAACATGGATATTATTTTTGCCTTCTACAACTCTGCTCTCTGTTCCTGTCTTATTTTGTGCCTGTGTTCAGAATATCCATTAATTCACTATACAGTTTTCATAGTACGCTATGTAGTGAATAGTAAGCACATAGCACATAGTaagtgtggtgtcttaagctgctgggaccttgaatttccccttggggatcaatacagtatctatctatctatctatctatctatctatgtagtGAATGAGGGGATGTTCCAAACACAGTACATGTTTTTGTCCCTGAGATCCCGGGCGGTATCATGATCATACTGTAAGGGAATGAATCAATTGCATGATTTACCCTCGCTTTGCTCTtgcgcctctcctcctctcttcaggGCTTCCACGAGTTCTGCCAGCATCAGAAAAAAGTGTGAATTTATGATTACTAAACACCAGAGATTTGTGAGGTTACAGAAAaagaatgtacagtacaatgtatGCTATGCATATTATGTTGTGCCTATTTTCTTCCAAGTCAGCGTCACAGTAATGCTGCAAATATTTCATTAAATGACAAGGGTGTGATGATTGAGCTCCAGTCACTGGACAGGCTATTCAGACGTGGAACCCAGTGTAGTTCCAGTGGAAATGCCGCCGCTTGTTTTGGTGAAATTCCTTTAGAGTAGTGCTTGGGCAAGTTATCTACACTGCTTGTGCTTTCATTTATTAGATCTGATTTACCTTTCAtctttttctccatgtttttctttatttcatCCATTTTTCTCTTCAGTCCTGTCGGGGTAAAAGATACAGTTAGCAAGCATCACAGGTGAATGCACTGTGGAGTAGCGCAATGACATACACTAGTTAAACATacataaatatgaataaaataaataacctTCAATGCCATTCTTCGGTTTTTCATGTTTTTGATCCAGTTCAGTCAGGTCCTTCAGCAGTTGATCCAGTGGGACACGATCTACACATGAAGTTCaatacacacatttgatttcatGTGATGGTAAATGGGTGGAGCAAAATTGCAGATATGATTTTTAATGAGAACAAAATAAGTACTGGCTGAAATTCCTTTGATTTACCTTCTCCCACTGTCAATTTCAGTGTGGCCTCTGAAATTTGTTTGTTCAGTGTATTCAGTGCACCTTTATATAGAGATAGTTAGATTAGACAATTATTACATATTAAATTAAACTGAgtaatacattttcattttttttaatttagtttATCCATATTTTTACCCAACAAGTTAAAACACAGAATGTCTTAACACATGAATAGTAATAAAGTGTTTTTAATTCCTTGAGTCTGAGTTCTACTGTTTAAAAGGTTGATAAACCAACATCTCAGTCTGAACATTTATGTGAATCTTTATATTTACCTCCATTGTGTGTCAGTCTTGTGGTAGTGTTGTCTATTTGCTTCTGTAATTCTTTCAGGGCGTCTTAATAGAAGGCAACACAGTTGAACAACATTGGGGATTATTAGAGGTTGGAAAAACTTTGAGTCCTTCACAACACACCATAGTATTACTGTCACACCAAAgaacatatgtgtatgtgtgaataggGTAGCCAGACACTAATGGAGGCCCAACTTGTCAATATACTTGAAAGAAGAAAAATAGAGAACTGAAGTTTCTTGAAGTATGCTTTCTTGAAGTGTGTCTTCTTTGATTTTGGACAATTGCAAATGGCAATCTGATTATAAGAAAATGGAGGGTGATGTGTTCTACTAGGCTAATACTGCAATTCAAAAAATGTTACCGGTGCATATATGTTGTTAAAATCTCTTCCATTGTACAGTGTTACGTTAAAAAAAGAGTTAATTACCTTTGTTTTCATTATTGACTCCTATTGTCCTGTGAACTACCTGGTAGTGCAGTTCTGCCTGGGTAACTGCAAGAACAGATTGACAGTTGTAGCATGTAGTACTAGACAGTTGTAGTAATGATGTTGAATAATGTCAACTATTAATATTTTACCCTTTTTCTCCAGATCTGAGACAGACTTTTTAATTTCATCCAGTTTATGTTGCAGCAGAGCCATTTCCACAATGTCTATAGATTAACAGTTAAGAGTGTAGACATTATCAAACACAACCAAACAGTTACAGCCAATGTGTCAAGATAAGATACagtaagataagataagaagaGCCTTTAAGGTGGAGAAATTTGCCATGGGCAATCGAGAGTGAGATTACACAGattagacaaacacatacattaaaCACATAAAGGCTGAACAGATTGACAGTTGGTtagcctgtgttgtgttgactgCACAGTTCAGTCCCTCACCTGCTTGGACTCGAACGCATTAACTTGGGAAGTAAGTGCACTAGCAAGAAGGCTAAAACCCATTGGTGCTAGCACTGCTAGAACATCTCTTAAAGTGTCAGGAGGAAGGGTTAATCTCAGCACACAGCCCTCTTCTGGCTACCAAACATTACAATCACCTCTCTAAACCTCACTCCACATGAGCTAGCAGGATGGCTAACCCATGGGTGCTAGCATGAGTTGCCAGCATGAGTTACCTTTTTTCTCCAGATCTGAGACAGAAATTTTCATTTCATCCAGGTTCTGTTGCAGTGGAGCCATTTCCACCGTGTCTATAAATTAACAGTTAAGAGTGTGTAGACATTATCAAACACAACCAAACTATAGCCGACATGTCACTTAATTAAATACGTAGTAAGCTATGTTCTTTGCCTGTGGTGATTTGTATGGGTAAAATGAAGAATTATAGATTTGCTGCTATTTGACTATTTATGTCATAACATTAAAATATGTTCACCTTCTTCCTCCTGTTGCAGTGGAGTCTCCTCATCTGCTATACATTAACAGTCAGGTTAAAAAGTGCACATCAGGTTATCACAAAAAATATATCTATTAAAGCACAGTCTGCAATTTCAATCTCATAGACTTTATTTCCAAATTGCCCCTCAGTATTTCAACTAAAAAACACAGTCCTGCTTATGTAAATGTAAGTGTACCATTCCATCTACAATTACAACACACTCATTATTGTATTGTCATCATACAAAGCCTCATAATAGTGAGTGATATTATTTTATCCTCCTGCAGCTCTGCTCTGAGTTGATAcactgaataactaaataaaaCAGCTCTCATGGCATGTTTTGATTGGCCAAAATCATCACTGCTTGAAATCCCTGCTTGTGGATCTCACAACCCTGCTCGGAATCTTTTGTGAAACTGATCCATGTTTTCAGTTCTCGGTCatgactgtgtgtttttgtgtgtgtgtgtgtgtgtgtgtgtgtgtgtgtgtgtgtgcgtgcaccatGTTCCTGTCAGCAGTTATGTGAGGTGAGGAATTCTGAGAAACTCGATACATTTATACAGTCATAAAATAGAGGGCCAGGCCTTTATTGACTTACTGTACTATATGTGATTAAATGTATACCTTGATTAATAACTGGTTATTGGATTGCTCACCTTCTTCTCCTTCAATTGTGATTTGGGTTGATGGCTGGGGTCCTATTCCTGAGGCTGAATCTGTAGAGTGTATGTTGAGGGCACCTCATTAGTTATGAAACCAGTTCTTAGCACCGGTATCGTGTAGGCTAACATTTTATCTTGCATACTGTAGCCTAGTCAGGGGTGCCACCAGATATCTTGATGACTAACTAGGCTAGTTATTGGATTGTATTGctcacctccttctccttctccttcaatTGTGATTTGGGTTGAGGGCTGGGgttctaccgtaatttcccgactattagccgcggcttatacattgattttgctaaatttcttcagttgtgaggttaatacaaggaggcagttaatatggtgttaatatggttatgtttcttttaacttgcatataacactgtcctgcggcttatacacaatgcggcttatatgtgggaaattactgtattcctGAGGCTGaatctgtagtgtgtatgttgagGGCACCTCATTAGTTATGAAACCAGTTCTTAGCACCGGTCCGGTATCGTGTAGGCCAATATTTTATCTTGCATAGTACAGTGGTTTATTGTTTAAGGTCAACTAGTTACAGACcttctacagtacattcatcTGATCTCCCATGGcaataaacatgtgtgtgtaaaataacaCTGCACTTCCTACTGAAAATTGCCTGGCATTGTAATCTTGCAATTAACATgtaactgtgtgtctgtaatttgtTGATTCAAGCCATGCCTTTACTTCCTCTTCTAACATGTGTCAATACCTTGAAATTCCTCAATCTTCTGGTCCTCCTTCCTCCAATCTGCCAGGAAACATGTCAATTCAGGTTACTAATCATCACAGAATTGATTTT belongs to Sardina pilchardus chromosome 16, fSarPil1.1, whole genome shotgun sequence and includes:
- the LOC134059623 gene encoding apolipoprotein A-IV-like, yielding MAPLQQNLDEMKISVSDLEKKDIVEMALLQHKLDEIKKSVSDLEKKVTQAELHYQVVHRTIGVNNENKDALKELQKQIDNTTTRLTHNGGALNTLNKQISEATLKLTVGEDRVPLDQLLKDLTELDQKHEKPKNGIEGLKRKMDEIKKNMEKKMKELVEALKRGGEAQEQSEGIVGMAALQEKLGEIKNDVSDLEKKVAVAELHYQMVEKARAFNNEKKDFEMKVGNLEQEKQGLNVTVAKLEEEKSNLKTKLGKEISDLKVKATKLEKEKSDLKTKLEKEKSDLKTKLEKEKSDLKAKLEKEISDLKGKATGLEKEKSDLKTKLEKEISDLKARVTKLGKGKSDLKTKLEKDISDLKVNVSKLEKEKSDLKTKLEKEISDLKVKATELEK